Proteins from a genomic interval of Lolium perenne isolate Kyuss_39 chromosome 1, Kyuss_2.0, whole genome shotgun sequence:
- the LOC127296286 gene encoding uncharacterized protein yields the protein MAARGFFSLPRLVLLLVVLGDAVAMAAARVLLGGGIAEAPSPAVAAEGPAVVAPSGGGRQDRSIAGAEVILAGFAAAVVAVIFLYIRVTRKSNNGHGAAEMAEKA from the coding sequence ATGGCGGCTCGCGGCTTCTTCTCTCTGCCGAGGCTGGTGCTGCTTCTGGTGGTTCTTGGTGACGCGGTCGCCATGGCGGCGGCCAGGGTGCTGCTGGGTGGTGGCATCGCGGAGGCGCCGtcgccggcggtggcggcggaggggccggCCGTCGTGGCGCCGTCCGGCGGCGGGAGGCAGGACCGGTCGATCGCCGGCGCGGAGGTTATCCTGGCCGGTTTCGCCGCGGCCGTGGTGGCCGTCATCTTCCTCTACATCCGGGTCACCAGGAAGAGCAACAACGGGCACGGAGCAGCTGAAATGGCAGAGAAGGCCTAG